GCCTCCCGGCGGGCCGGCCGCGCCAGCCCCTGAACCCATTGTCGAGTAATGCAGGAGACTTCCGTGTCGGCGTACGCGATCGTCAAGACCGGCGGCAAGCAGTACAAGGTGGCCGTCGGCGACGTCGTCGAGGTCGAGAAGCTCGAGGGCGAGCCGGGCACCGAGCACACCTTCACCGCCGTGCTGTTCGTCGACGGTGGCCAGGTCACCACGGACGCCGATGCGCTGGCGAAGGTCTCGGTCACCGGCAAGGTCGTCGAGCAGACCAAGGGTCCGAAGATCCGGATCCACAAGTTCAAGAACAAGACCGGCTACCACAAGCGCCAGGGTCACCGGCAGAAGCTGACCCGCGTCGAGGTCACCGCGATCTCCCAGTAAGACTTTCCGGATCTTCGCCAGAGCAAGAAGGGCTTGAACGATGGCTCACAAGAAGGGTGCGTCCAGCTCCCGCAACGGTCGTGATTCGAACGCGCAGCGCCTCGGCGTGAAGCGCTTCGGCGGCCAGCAGGTCAACGCGGGCGAGATCATCATCCGCCAGCGGGGCACCAAGTTCCACCCCGGCGTGAACGTCGGCCGCGGCGGCGACGACACGCTGTTCGCGCTGGCTGCCGGTGCGGTCAAGTTCGGTGCGAAGCGCGGCCGCAAGACCGTCAACATCGAGCCGTAACGGGCGATGTCGGGGCGACGTGTGTCCGCCGAAAGCGCGGACCACGTCGCCCGTTACTCGTGTTAGCCCCGGGGGCCCGAGCCCCCGGAACCCCCACGGTGCGGCCGCTGGAGACCCAGCGTGAGCCGCGCCGTTTTTCGTGTGCAGGGAAAGGTGCGACGTCATGGCGTCCCGGTTCGTGGACCGTGCGGTCATCCATCTGACCGCCGGTGACGGGGGCAACGGATGCGCCTCGGTGCACCGTGAGAAGTTCAAGCCGCTCGGCGGCCCGGACGGCGGCAACGGCGGCAACGGCGGCGACGTCACGCTCGTCGTCGACCCCAGCGTGCACACCCTGCTCGACTTCCACTTCCGCCCGCACGCCCGCGCCGGCAACGGCAAGATGGGCATGGGCAGCAACCGCAACGGCGCCGCCGGCCAGCCGCTGGAGATGCGCGTCCCGGCCGGCACCGTGGTGTTCACCGAGGACGGCGAGCTGGTGGCCGACCTGGTCAACCCGGGCACCCGGTTCGTCGCCGCGCAGGGCGGCCGGGGCGGGCTGGGCAACGCGGCGCTGGCCTCAAAGGCCCGCAAGGCACCCGGTTTCGCGCTGCTGGGCGAGCCGGGGGAAAGCCGCAACCTGGTGCTGGAGCTGCGTTCGGTGGCCGACGTCGGGCTGCTCGGCTTCCCGTCCGCGGGCAAATCCTCGCTGATCTCCGTGCTGTCCGCGGCCAAGCCGAAGATCGCCGACTACCCGTTCACCACGCTGGTGCCGAACCTCGGCGTGATCACCGCCGGGTCCACTGTGTACACGATGGCGGATGTGCCCGGCCTGATTCCCGGCGCTTCCGAGGGCCGCGGCCTGGGGCTGGACTTCCTGCGCCACATCGAGCGCTGCGCGGTACTGGTGCACGTGGTCGACTGCGCCACCCTCGAACCCGGTCGCGATCCAGTGTCCGATGTGGACGCGCTGGAGGCGGAGCTGGCCCGCTACACCCCCCGCCTGGGCGGCAAGCTCGAAGAGCGCCCGCGGGTGGTCGTGCTGAACAAGATCGACGTCCCGGAAGCGGCGGAGCTGGCCGAATTCGTGCGCACCGACTTCGAGGAACGCGGGCTGCGGGTGTTCGAGGTGTCCACCGCCTCGCGCAGGGGCCTGCGGGAATTGAGCTTCGCCCTCGCCGAGGTCGTCACGGCCTATCGCGAGGCACAGCCGGTGCTGGAGCCGGAAAAGATCGTTCTGCGCCCGCTCGCGGTCGACGACACCGGGTTCACCGTGTCGCCCGACCCCGAAGAGGAGGGCGCGTTCGTCGTCCAGGGCGCCCGGCCGGAACGCTGGATCCGGCAGACCAACTTCGCCAACGACGAGGCGGTCGGCTACCTGGCCGACCGGCTCAACCGCCTCGGCGTCGAGGACGCGCTGGCCAAACGCGGCGCGAAACCGGGCAGCCCGGTCACCATCGGCGACATCCAGTTCGAATGGGAGCCGTCCACGCCCGGGGCCGCCGTGCACCTGTCCGGCCGGGGCACCGACGTCCGGCTGGAGCGCAACGACCGGGTCGGCGCAGCCGAACGCAAGGAAGCCCGGCGGATCCGCCGGGACGGCCCGGACGAGCCCGAGGACGGCCCGGACGACGAGCCGGCCGGCCTCGCCGACGACCTCGGCGAGGTGTGGACCGACGAGGATCCGGCCGCCCCGGAGCAGGACCGGTGAACGGGACCCGGCAGGCGATCGCCGAGGCCCGCAGGCTCGTGGTCAAGGTCGGCTCGTCCGCGCTGACCACCGCGGGCAGCGGGCTCGACGTGGCCCGGCTGGACGCGCTGGTCGACGCGATCGCCGACCGGGCACGGCGCGGCGCACAGATCGTGCTCGTGTCCTCGGGCGCGATCGGCGCCGGTCTGGCGCCGCTGGAGCTGGGCAAACGCCCGCGTGACCTGGCCACCCAGCAGGCCGCCGCGAGCGTCGGCCAGCTCGCGCTCGCGCACGCGTACGCGGAGTCGTTCGGCCGGTACGCGCTCACCGTCGGCCAGGTCCTGCTGACCTCGGACGACGTGGTCCGCCGGTCCCACTACCGCAACGCGCAGCGCACTTTCTCCCGGCTGCTCGCCCTCGGCGCGGTGCCCGTGGTGAACGAGAACGACACCGTGGCCACCCAGGAGATCCGGTTCGGCGACAACGACCGGCTGGCCGCACTGGTGGCCCACCTGATCGGTGCCGACGCACTCGTCCTGCTGTCCGATGTGGACGGACTGTACGACGGGGATCCGCGCTCCGGCGCCACCCGCCGCATCGCCGAGGTGCACAGCGAGTCCGATGTAGACGGAATCTCGGTCGGCATGTCCTCCTCCGGCCTCGGCACCGGCGGCATGGTCTCGAAACTCGCCGCCGCCCGCACCGCGGCCGGCGCCGGCATCCCCGTCCTGCTCGCCGCCGCCGCGAACGCCGCCGACGCGCTCGGCAGGGCCGAGGTCGGCACCGCGTTCACCCCCGCCGACACCCGCCTGTCCGCTCGGCGTTTCTGGCTCGGCTACGCCACCGACGCCACCGGCAAACTCCGCCTCGACGAAGGCGCGGTCCAGGCCATCCTGCGCCGCCGCTCGCTCCTGTCCGCCGGCATCACCGGCCTCGACGGCGATTTCCAGGCCGGCGACGTGGTCGACCTCGTCGACCCGGCCGACCTCCCTGTCGCGCGCGGCGTGGTTGCCTTCGATGCGGCTGAGCTGCCTGCGTTGATCGGCCGTTCCAGCCATGAGCTTCCGGTGGAGCAGCGTCGTGAGGTGGTGCACGCGGATGATTTGGTGCCGCTGCGCCGCTGAGTCGTCGTGTGTCTCTCGCGGACTCGATGGGGGCTGCCTGCGTTGATCGGCCGGTCCAGTCATGAGCTTCCGGTGGAGCAGCGTCGCGAGGTGGGTCCAGCAGGTCGGCGAGCTTGATCGTCTCGCCTGCGCGCGTCCGCATCACCTTGCCGTCCGCACCGAGTACCGAGCCGAACCCGATGTGCTCGGCGTGTACACCGTCTAGCCAGCCTACTGCGCGGCATACCGCGAACAGCATCGCGAAGTGCTGTGCCTGCGGTGTGCCGACCACGTACAGCAAATCGGTGGCGCCACGTTCCGTGGTCCAGTACTTCGCTGTGGCGAGATCCGTGGCCGCATAGCCGTAGCCGCCGTCGCGTTTGCGGACGATCAGCGGAAGGCGGTCGCCTTCGCGGTTGTGGAAGCCTTCGGGGAATACACAGACCGCGCCGTCGCTGATCTCGGTGAGCCCGTCCGCTTCCAGCTCGTCGACGACCGTCGCGAGGCACGGGTTGTAGAAGCTCTCGCCGTAGATGTCGGCGTCGGTCAGCGTGATGCCGAGATTTCGGTAGACCTCGTTGAAGTGCCGAGCCGATTCGTCGACGAGTTCCTGCCACACCGCGAGGGTTTCGAGGCCTCCGCTCTGCAGCTTGACCACGCGCTCGCGAGATCTCGCGGCGAACTTCTCGTCGCTGTCGAACTTCCGCCGTGCAGTCTGGTAGAACGCGTTCAGGTCGCCGATTCCGTTGCGGGCCGCCGGTGGTTCGTCCAGCAGACGCTCGACGAGCATGCCGAACGGCGTGCCCCAGTCGCCGAGATGGTTGTGCGGCAGCACTTCGTGCCCGGCGAACCGCAGCAGCCGGGCAATCGCGTCGCCGAGCACCGTGGACCGCAGGTGCCCGACGTGCATTTCCTTCGCGACGTTGGGACTGCTGTAGTCGAGCGCGATGCGGCGGGGCTGTTCCTCCGGTGCCACGCCGAGCCGGTCGTCCCCGGCCAGTGCGTGCACGCGGTCTTCGAGCCAGACTCGGCGCAGCACGAAGTTGAGAAACCCAGGCCCGGCGATCTCCGGCGGTTCGAGCACGTCCCCGAGGTCGAGGTGTTCCAGGATCCGCCCAGCCACTTCACGGGGTGGGGTCGCGAGTCGTTTGCCCAGGCTCATCGCCAGGTTGACCTGGTAATCCACACCGTCGCGTGTGGACACTGCGAGGAGCGCGGGCCGGGGCCAGATCGAGACCGAACGCGCGGCCGACTGCGGCCACCACGCGTCGCGCCAGATCCTCGTTCACTTCGAGCTGCGGTTGCACAGTGTTCCTCCTTCGCGTCGGCGGATCGCCGCAGCACACCGACTTCGCGTGGACGGAATCGAACAGATTACTGCAGCTCAGTGCCCTTCGTCTCGGGCAGCCGCAGAATGACGAGGAACGCGATGGCCGCCGCGATCGCCACGTACCAGAAGAACGCCGTTCCGGCCCCGGCCGCGGACAGCGCGTTGAGCACCAGGGGAGCGGTGCCGCCGAACACCGCGACGGTGAGGTTGTACCAAGCGCCGATGCCCAGCCCACGCAGTTCGGTGGGGAACAGCTCACTCATGATCGCCGGGGCGAGCGAGGTCATCGCGGTGTAGAGCCCGAGCCCCACACAGAACACGACGAGCAGCCCGCCGAGCCCCGGCCGCACGAGGTACGACAGTGGGACGATCACCAGCGCCGTCGCCCCGGCCCACACGAGCAGCTGCGGTTTGCGCCCCGCCCGGTCGGCGAGCGCCCCCATCGGGTACTGGAGCGCGACGAACAATGCGGTGCCGATGGACAACGCGAGGAAGGTGTCGACGTCGTCCGCGCCCCGGTTCTTCACCGCGAACGAAGTGAGCGCGCTGAAGAACGTGTAGTAGCAAAGCGTCGACAGCATCGTGAATCCGACCAGCTGCCCGACTGCACGCGGGTGGTGCGTGAGCGTGGTGCGCAACGGCCGTTCGACGCGCCGGGCTTGTTCTTTTTTCCGTTGGTACAGCTCGCTTTCGGTGAGACTGTGGCGCAACCACAGCCCCACGACGCCGAGCACCCCGCCGAGCAGGAACGGAATCCGCCAGCCGAACGAGCTCAGCTGGCTCTTGTCCATCGTCCGCGCAAGCACGAACCCGAGCACCGTCGCGACCAGCACTGCCGACCCGGTCGAGATGTAGAAGAACGAGGAATACCGACCCCGCCGTTCGTCCGGCGCGATCTCCCCGAGGTAGGCGGAGGCGTTGGACACCTCACCCCCGAGCGAAAGCCCCTGCGCGATCCGTGCGACGAGCAGCAGCACCGGCGCCAGCCACCCCACCTGTTCGAACGTCGGCAGCACCCCGATCGCCACGGACCCGCCCGCC
This Amycolatopsis sulphurea DNA region includes the following protein-coding sequences:
- the obgE gene encoding GTPase ObgE: MASRFVDRAVIHLTAGDGGNGCASVHREKFKPLGGPDGGNGGNGGDVTLVVDPSVHTLLDFHFRPHARAGNGKMGMGSNRNGAAGQPLEMRVPAGTVVFTEDGELVADLVNPGTRFVAAQGGRGGLGNAALASKARKAPGFALLGEPGESRNLVLELRSVADVGLLGFPSAGKSSLISVLSAAKPKIADYPFTTLVPNLGVITAGSTVYTMADVPGLIPGASEGRGLGLDFLRHIERCAVLVHVVDCATLEPGRDPVSDVDALEAELARYTPRLGGKLEERPRVVVLNKIDVPEAAELAEFVRTDFEERGLRVFEVSTASRRGLRELSFALAEVVTAYREAQPVLEPEKIVLRPLAVDDTGFTVSPDPEEEGAFVVQGARPERWIRQTNFANDEAVGYLADRLNRLGVEDALAKRGAKPGSPVTIGDIQFEWEPSTPGAAVHLSGRGTDVRLERNDRVGAAERKEARRIRRDGPDEPEDGPDDEPAGLADDLGEVWTDEDPAAPEQDR
- the rplU gene encoding 50S ribosomal protein L21, whose product is MSAYAIVKTGGKQYKVAVGDVVEVEKLEGEPGTEHTFTAVLFVDGGQVTTDADALAKVSVTGKVVEQTKGPKIRIHKFKNKTGYHKRQGHRQKLTRVEVTAISQ
- a CDS encoding MFS transporter, whose protein sequence is MGEPAVADGTARHRLPVRKLFAASAGNALEWFDWTIYGTFSIYFAAAFFPAGNDTLALINTFATYALAFFFRPLGGVLLGRFADVRGRKPAMILTIGLMAGGSVAIGVLPTFEQVGWLAPVLLLVARIAQGLSLGGEVSNASAYLGEIAPDERRGRYSSFFYISTGSAVLVATVLGFVLARTMDKSQLSSFGWRIPFLLGGVLGVVGLWLRHSLTESELYQRKKEQARRVERPLRTTLTHHPRAVGQLVGFTMLSTLCYYTFFSALTSFAVKNRGADDVDTFLALSIGTALFVALQYPMGALADRAGRKPQLLVWAGATALVIVPLSYLVRPGLGGLLVVFCVGLGLYTAMTSLAPAIMSELFPTELRGLGIGAWYNLTVAVFGGTAPLVLNALSAAGAGTAFFWYVAIAAAIAFLVILRLPETKGTELQ
- the proB gene encoding glutamate 5-kinase, with the protein product MNGTRQAIAEARRLVVKVGSSALTTAGSGLDVARLDALVDAIADRARRGAQIVLVSSGAIGAGLAPLELGKRPRDLATQQAAASVGQLALAHAYAESFGRYALTVGQVLLTSDDVVRRSHYRNAQRTFSRLLALGAVPVVNENDTVATQEIRFGDNDRLAALVAHLIGADALVLLSDVDGLYDGDPRSGATRRIAEVHSESDVDGISVGMSSSGLGTGGMVSKLAAARTAAGAGIPVLLAAAANAADALGRAEVGTAFTPADTRLSARRFWLGYATDATGKLRLDEGAVQAILRRRSLLSAGITGLDGDFQAGDVVDLVDPADLPVARGVVAFDAAELPALIGRSSHELPVEQRREVVHADDLVPLRR
- the rpmA gene encoding 50S ribosomal protein L27 is translated as MAHKKGASSSRNGRDSNAQRLGVKRFGGQQVNAGEIIIRQRGTKFHPGVNVGRGGDDTLFALAAGAVKFGAKRGRKTVNIEP